A region from the Sulfurivermis fontis genome encodes:
- the rsxG gene encoding electron transport complex subunit RsxG: MTHKANPEPEYRKRLAYSAALLGGFAMLAGAALTLGHVHTRDDIAARLAEDRKASLSQVIPDALHDNDLLAAPLQLDLGAAGSKTVFRATQNGAVSAVAFEMIGQGYGGAIVVLLGLDRDGRVLGARVIAHNETPGLGDKIEVKKDRWITSLDGHSLAELGHGGWQVKKDGGQFDQFTGATITPRAVITAVRNGLELFATHREELLAMSTKDENKDTMNKKTQD, encoded by the coding sequence ATGACACACAAGGCCAATCCGGAACCGGAATACCGCAAGCGCCTCGCCTACTCCGCGGCGCTGCTCGGCGGCTTCGCCATGCTGGCCGGCGCCGCGCTCACCCTCGGCCACGTCCATACCCGCGACGACATCGCCGCGCGCCTGGCCGAGGACCGCAAGGCCTCCCTCAGCCAGGTGATCCCCGACGCGCTGCACGACAACGACCTCCTCGCCGCCCCGTTGCAGCTTGACCTCGGCGCAGCCGGCAGCAAGACCGTGTTCCGCGCCACGCAGAACGGCGCAGTCAGCGCCGTTGCCTTCGAGATGATCGGCCAGGGCTACGGCGGCGCCATCGTCGTCCTGCTCGGCCTCGACCGCGACGGCAGGGTGCTCGGCGCCCGCGTCATCGCCCACAACGAAACGCCGGGCCTCGGCGACAAGATCGAGGTGAAGAAGGATCGCTGGATCACCAGCCTCGACGGCCACAGCCTCGCCGAGCTGGGCCACGGCGGCTGGCAGGTAAAGAAAGACGGCGGCCAATTCGATCAGTTCACCGGCGCAACGATCACGCCGCGTGCGGTGATAACGGCAGTGCGCAACGGCCTCGAACTGTTCGCCACTCACCGTGAAGAGTTGCTGGCCATGAGTACAAAGGATGAAAACAAGGACACGATGAACAAGAAAACACAGGATTGA